The Anopheles coluzzii chromosome 2, AcolN3, whole genome shotgun sequence genome window below encodes:
- the LOC120950466 gene encoding tRNA N6-adenosine threonylcarbamoyltransferase, with the protein MVVAIGFEGSANKIGVGIVRDGEVLANERETYITPPGEGFLPKETAQHHRSRVLDILKRALDVSGIAPDEIDVVCYTKGPGMAPPLLAVAIVARTIAQIWNKPILGVNHCIGHIEMGRLITKAVNPTVLYVSGGNTQIISYACKRYRIFGETIDIAIGNCLDRFARIIHLSNDPSPGYNIEQMAKKGKNYVPLPYSVKGMDMSFSGILSFLEQKARPKRKQQKMQTKATEEEKWTDEDLCFSLQETLFAMLVETTERAMAHTGSAEVLIVGGVGCNVRLQEMMGIMCEERGAKLFATDERFCIDNGVMIAHAGWEMFRSGSRMAWNDATITQRFRTDEVEVTWRDD; encoded by the exons ATGGTGGTTGCAATCGGATTCGAAGGTAGTGCCAACAAAATTGgtgtcggaatcgtccgggaTGGTGAAGTGTTGGCGAACGAGCGTGAAACGTACATCACACCGCCCGGTGAAG GTTTTCTACCGAAAGAAACGGCACAGCATCACCGGTCCCGTGTGTTGGACATACTGAAGCGAGCGCTGGATGTGTCGGGCATAGCGCCCGACGAGATCGATGTCGTGTGCTACACGAAAGGCCCCGGTATGGCACCGCCCCTACTAGCGGTGGCCATCGTCGCTAGAACGATAGCGCAAATCTGGAACAAACCGATACTGGGGGTGAACCATTGCATCGGGCACATCGAGATGGGCCGGCTGATAACGAAAGCCGTTAATCCCACCGTACTGTACGTGAGCGGCGGCAACACGCAAATCATTTCGTACGCCTGCAAACGGTACCGCATTTTCGGCGAAACGATCGACATTGCGATCGGCAACTGTTTGGATCGGTTTGCACGCATCATCCACCTTTCGAATGACCCGAGCCCGGGATACAACATCGAGCAGATGGCGAAGAAGGGCAAAAACTATGTCCCGCTGCCGTACTCGGTCAAGGGTATGGACATGAGCTTCTCGGGCATACTGTCGTTCCTGGAGCAGAAGGCACGCCCGAAAAGAAAGCAGCAGAAAATGCAAACCAAGGCAACGGAGGAGGAAAAATGGACCGATGAGGATCTGTGCTTTTCGCTGCAGGAGACGCTGTTCGCGATGCTGGTGGAAACTACCGAACGGGCCATGGCGCATACCGGTTCGGCCGAGGTGCTCATAGTCGGTGGCGTTGGATGCAACGTGCGCCTGCAGGAGATGATGGGCATAATGTGTGAGGAGCGCGGTGCCAAGCTATTTGCGACCGACGAACGGTTCTGTATCGATAACGGTGTGATGATAGCACACGCCGGTTGGGAAATGTTCCGCAGCGGATCGCGTATGGCGTGGAACGATGCGACCATTACGCAGCGCTTCCGGACGGACGAGGTGGAAGTCACGTGGCGGGATGATTGA
- the LOC120950467 gene encoding uncharacterized protein LOC120950467, whose amino-acid sequence MATIKYIGRTTDFRGKTLWEIVGNLKNFGVGRIVVRSMFERYPEPSFMKIVKVEALPNEEPARKVRVTVEKTFRGQKSPNLVQIESVSYKADYRLLSKHEEASYCKLVDRAEKIFPREIDLPPLLQEFIARETGKPAPKVPIKLKAGRESRYRVAQEGEQPTVEVAMNIGKPACPSLYAGCEL is encoded by the exons ATGGCCACGATAAAGTACATTGGCCGGACAACGGATTTCCGCGGCAAAACGCTGTGGGAAATCGTGGGAAATCTGAAGAACTTCGGTGTTGGACGGATCGTCGTGAGGAGCATGTTCGAACGATACCCGGAACCGAGCTTCATGAAAATAGTGAAAGTCGAAGCACTGCCTAACGAG GAACCGGCCCGAAAGGTGCGCGTCACGGTGGAGAAAACGTTCCGAGGCCAAAAAAGCCCCAACTTGGTACAGATCGAAAGTGTGTCCTACAAGGCGGACTACCGGCTGCTGTCAAAACACGAGGAAGCATCGTACTGCAAGCTGGTCGACCGGGCGGAAAAGATATTCCCGCGCGAGATCGATCTACCGCCACTGTTGCAAGAGTTCATTGCGCGCGAGACGGGTAAACCGGCGCCGAAAGTTCCGATCAAGCTAAAGGCCGGCCGGGAAAGCAGGTACCGCGTGGCGCAGGAAGGCGAACAGCCAACGGTTGAGGTTGCAATGAACATCGGCAAACCGGCCTGCCCAAGCCTGTACGCCGGCTGTGAACTGTAA